A genome region from Dickeya dadantii NCPPB 898 includes the following:
- the gspD gene encoding type II secretion system secretin GspD — MKKSWGWLGLTVLLLGSPCGWAAEFSASFKGTDIQEFINTVSKNLNKTVIIDPTVRGTISVRSYDMMNEGQYYQFFLSVLDVYGFSVVPMDNGVLKVIRSKDAKSSSIPLANNEQPGIGDELVTRVVPLNNVAARDLAPLLRQLNDNAGAGTVVHYEPSNVLLMTGRAAVIKRLVDIVNTVDKTGDREMVTVPLTYASAEDVAKLVNDLNKSDEKNALPSTMLANVVADGRTNSVVVSGEENARQRAVEMIRQLDRKQVVQGGTKVIYLKYAKALDLIEVLAGNGTSGNRNSSSSNASRSSSPRSGSSSNNNSSSGSSGSSSGSSSSSSSSSSMGFGSAFGSTSSSGGRTITIQGKEVTVRAHDQTNSLIITAPPDIMRDLEQVINQLDIRRPQVLVEAIIAEIQDADGLNLGIQWANKRAGMTQFTNTGIPISTAVIGTDQFRSDGTLTTAYASALSSFNGITAGFYRGNWSMLLTALSSDSKNDVLATPSIVTLDNMEATFNVGQEVPVLTGSQTTSADNIFNTVERKTVGIKLRVKPQINEGDSVLLQIEQEVSSVADSNSSTNSSLGVTFNTRTVNNAVMVTNGETVVVGGLLDKSAVETNNKVPLLGDIPWLGSLFRSKSQTVSKRNLMLFLRPTIIRDPGQFQEASINKYRSFNNEQQQQRGEGNGVLDNNTLRLSGGNTYTFRQVQSSISDFYKPEGR; from the coding sequence ATCAAAAAAAGCTGGGGGTGGCTGGGGCTAACCGTTCTCCTGCTTGGCTCGCCGTGTGGCTGGGCTGCCGAATTTTCAGCCAGTTTCAAAGGAACCGATATTCAGGAGTTCATCAATACAGTCAGTAAAAACCTGAACAAAACGGTGATTATTGACCCGACGGTGCGCGGCACCATCAGCGTGCGCAGTTACGACATGATGAACGAAGGGCAGTATTACCAGTTTTTCCTCAGTGTGCTGGATGTGTATGGCTTTTCGGTAGTGCCGATGGATAACGGCGTATTGAAAGTCATTCGTTCCAAAGATGCTAAATCGTCCTCCATTCCGCTGGCCAATAACGAACAACCGGGCATTGGTGATGAGCTGGTGACCCGCGTGGTACCGCTCAATAATGTGGCGGCGCGCGATCTGGCTCCGTTGCTGCGTCAGCTCAACGATAACGCCGGCGCCGGCACCGTGGTGCATTATGAACCGTCCAACGTCCTGCTGATGACCGGGCGTGCCGCCGTGATCAAACGGCTGGTGGATATCGTCAATACGGTGGACAAGACCGGCGATCGTGAAATGGTCACCGTCCCATTGACCTATGCGTCGGCGGAGGATGTCGCCAAACTGGTGAACGATCTTAACAAGAGCGATGAAAAGAACGCGTTGCCAAGCACTATGCTGGCTAACGTGGTGGCGGATGGCCGCACCAACTCAGTGGTGGTGAGCGGGGAAGAAAACGCCCGCCAGCGCGCGGTGGAAATGATCCGCCAGTTGGATCGCAAGCAGGTGGTGCAGGGCGGAACCAAGGTTATCTATCTCAAGTACGCCAAGGCGCTGGACCTGATTGAAGTGCTGGCCGGCAACGGAACCAGCGGCAATCGCAATTCGTCGTCGTCGAATGCGTCGCGGTCGTCCTCGCCCCGTTCCGGCAGTAGCTCAAACAACAACAGCAGCTCCGGTTCGTCCGGCAGCTCTTCCGGCAGTTCTTCGTCGTCGTCATCCAGTTCCAGTATGGGGTTTGGCTCGGCATTTGGTTCGACCAGCAGTTCAGGTGGTCGCACTATCACGATTCAGGGCAAAGAAGTGACGGTTCGCGCCCATGATCAGACCAACTCGCTGATCATTACCGCGCCGCCCGATATCATGCGCGACCTGGAGCAGGTGATCAATCAGCTGGATATTCGCCGTCCGCAGGTGCTGGTGGAAGCGATCATTGCCGAAATTCAGGATGCCGACGGGCTGAATCTGGGGATCCAGTGGGCCAACAAGCGCGCCGGCATGACCCAATTCACCAATACGGGCATACCGATTTCAACGGCGGTGATCGGAACCGATCAGTTCCGCAGCGACGGTACGCTGACGACGGCGTATGCCAGTGCGCTCAGCAGTTTCAACGGTATTACCGCCGGTTTTTATCGCGGCAACTGGTCAATGTTGCTGACCGCGTTGTCCAGCGACAGCAAAAACGATGTGTTGGCGACGCCGAGCATTGTGACGCTGGATAACATGGAAGCGACCTTCAATGTGGGCCAGGAAGTACCGGTTCTGACCGGTTCGCAGACCACGTCGGCCGATAATATTTTCAATACCGTTGAACGCAAGACCGTTGGTATCAAACTGCGGGTAAAACCGCAGATCAACGAAGGCGACTCGGTGTTGCTGCAAATTGAGCAGGAAGTGTCCAGTGTCGCGGACAGCAATAGCAGTACCAACAGTTCACTGGGCGTGACTTTCAACACCCGTACCGTGAACAATGCGGTGATGGTCACCAATGGCGAAACCGTGGTCGTGGGCGGTCTGCTCGATAAATCGGCAGTTGAAACTAATAATAAAGTACCGCTGTTGGGCGACATTCCGTGGCTGGGCAGCCTGTTCCGTTCGAAGAGCCAGACGGTGAGTAAACGCAACCTGATGTTGTTCCTGCGTCCGACCATTATTCGCGACCCCGGGCAGTTCCAGGAAGCGTCGATCAACAAATACCGTTCCTTCAACAATGAACAGCAGCAACAGCGCGGCGAAGGCAATGGGGTGCTGGATAACAACACCCTGCGTTTATCCGGTGGCAACACGTACACCTTCCGTCAGGTGCAGTCGTCCATCTCCGACTTTTATAAGCCGGAGGGGCGATGA
- the gspC gene encoding type II secretion system protein GspC, giving the protein MNISKLPPLSPSVIRRILFYLLMLLFCQQLAMIFWRIGLPDNAPVSSVQITPAQARQQPVTLNDFTLFGVSPEKNKAGALDASQMSNLPPSTLNLSLTGVMAGDDDSRSIAIISKDNEQFSRGVNEEVPGYNAKIVSIRPDRVVLQYQGRYEVLGLYSQEDSGSDGVPGAQVNEQLQQRASTTMSDYVSFSPIMNDNKLQGYRLNPGPKSDSFYRVGLQDNDMAVALNGLDLRDAEQAKKAMERMADVHNFTLTVERDGQRQDIYMEFGGDE; this is encoded by the coding sequence ATGAATATCTCGAAATTGCCACCGCTATCTCCGTCTGTCATCAGACGGATTTTATTCTACCTGTTGATGCTGCTCTTTTGTCAGCAGCTGGCAATGATCTTCTGGCGTATTGGTTTACCGGACAATGCGCCGGTCTCCAGCGTACAGATCACCCCGGCACAGGCCAGACAGCAGCCGGTCACCCTGAATGATTTTACGCTATTCGGCGTTTCTCCCGAAAAAAATAAGGCGGGCGCGCTGGATGCGTCGCAAATGAGCAATCTGCCTCCTTCTACGCTGAACCTTTCGCTGACCGGCGTCATGGCCGGCGATGACGATTCCCGTTCTATCGCCATCATCAGCAAAGACAACGAACAGTTCAGTCGTGGCGTCAATGAAGAGGTTCCTGGCTATAACGCCAAAATCGTATCGATCCGGCCGGATAGAGTGGTGCTGCAGTATCAGGGGCGTTATGAAGTGCTGGGATTGTACAGCCAGGAGGATAGCGGGTCGGACGGCGTTCCTGGCGCGCAGGTCAACGAGCAGCTTCAGCAGCGCGCATCCACCACGATGAGCGATTACGTCTCTTTCTCCCCGATCATGAACGACAACAAGTTGCAGGGCTACCGGTTGAATCCGGGGCCGAAGAGCGATTCATTCTACCGCGTCGGGCTTCAGGATAACGACATGGCCGTTGCCCTGAACGGGTTGGATTTGCGCGATGCGGAGCAGGCGAAAAAAGCCATGGAACGCATGGCTGATGTGCATAACTTTACCCTGACGGTGGAGCGGGATGGTCAGCGTCAGGATATTTATATGGAATTTGGGGGAGACGAGTAA
- the gspB gene encoding type II secretion system assembly factor GspB, protein MKNTPEVKASPQTGYRIPGYLLVVYALLLFTLGWFGHQRWADISPIPLSTSAAAIAAPPTKVGTVPASTAVTADENHPGSLHAAAENSATQTAASGSQTPASSQEAMPDTKPAKLVTGWQTAKPGELPYIAFSAHVYTSAPDKRSVTLNGERYREGDSPYQGLVIEQIEQDMVIFSFNGEPFILDSLQDWPGGKPGDDAAQGNEQEPTSKPEKTVRTTKK, encoded by the coding sequence GTGAAAAATACACCGGAAGTTAAAGCATCTCCCCAGACCGGCTACCGTATTCCTGGTTACTTGCTGGTTGTCTATGCCTTGCTGCTGTTTACGCTGGGTTGGTTTGGTCATCAACGCTGGGCCGATATCAGCCCCATTCCGCTGTCGACCTCTGCGGCGGCGATCGCCGCACCGCCTACCAAAGTGGGCACGGTTCCGGCATCAACAGCGGTCACTGCGGATGAAAACCATCCTGGTTCGCTCCATGCCGCCGCAGAAAACAGCGCAACTCAGACGGCAGCGTCAGGTAGTCAAACACCGGCTTCCTCACAGGAGGCGATGCCAGACACAAAACCCGCCAAATTGGTAACAGGCTGGCAAACGGCCAAACCCGGTGAGCTGCCGTATATCGCCTTCAGCGCGCATGTCTATACGTCTGCTCCGGACAAGCGCAGCGTTACCCTGAACGGAGAGCGCTACCGTGAAGGCGACAGCCCGTATCAGGGGTTGGTGATCGAGCAGATTGAGCAGGATATGGTGATCTTCAGCTTCAACGGCGAACCGTTTATTCTGGATTCGTTGCAGGATTGGCCGGGCGGGAAACCGGGCGATGACGCCGCGCAAGGCAATGAGCAGGAGCCGACGTCAAAACCGGAGAAAACCGTCAGGACAACGAAGAAATGA